The following DNA comes from Mycobacterium sp. MS1601.
GTGTCCTGACGGAACTTGCCGGTACGCACCAACACACCGGTCATCCCGACCACCTGCCCGGCCAGCACGTCGTTGTTGAGGTCGTCACCCACCATGAACATCTCGTCGGGTTCCACCCCGAGGCGCGCGGCTGAGGCCAGAAACCCCTCGGGGGCAGGCTTTCCCACCGCAGTCGCCTTGCGACCCGCGCATTCCTCCATACCGGCCAGGTACATGCCGGTGTCGATGCGCAGGCCCTCGGTGGTGGTCCACGACATGCTGCGGTGCATCGCGACAACGGGAACGCCCCTGGCCATCCAGTCGTAGACCCACGACAGCGTCACGTGGTCGTACTCCGGCCCGGCGCCGCCGAGCAGCACCACGTCCGGGGTGTCAGGCATGGGGCCGCCGCGGGTGTCCACCGACGACACCAGCTCGATGCCCGGCATGTCGCCGGCAATGTCACCGCTGTTGACCAGAAAGCACCGCGCATCCGGATACCGGTCGCGCACGAAGTCGGCGGTCAGCACCGCGGCGGTGATCACTTCGTCGGGCGTGACGTCCATCCCGGCGTCGGTCAGCAGGTCGGCGATCTGCACCCGGGTCCTGGTGGTGGTGTTGGTCAGATACGAACGGGCGATCTGATGGTCGGCCAGCGTCCGCAGCGTCTTACTGGCGCCGGGGATCGGTTTCCACGACGTCACCAGCACACCATCGATGTCGAAGAGCACTCCGCCGGTAGCCATGGTGCGACAGTAAACGCACGGGATCACCGCGCAAGTTGTGGGCTCAAATCCTGCGGTCGATCCAGTCACAGTCGGCGACCCAGGGTGACGCGGACGCCGCGACGGCCCAGGCCTGCTCAGCGGGGACATCGATCACCACATACCGTTTGGTGCCCGCGGCCGTGGCCGCCACCAGCGTGGCCACTCCGGCGCGCCGCTGGAAGAAGGACTGCCGCACCGTCCAGCCGATGATGCCCTCGGTGGCGATGCAGTCGCGGCGCCGCTCGATGCTGCCGCTGCGGGCCACCAGCCAGCGGGAGTCCACCCGGTGCCCCAGTGCGCGGGCCCGGTCGGCGGCCAACAACGCGCACAGGCCGGTCACCACCACCAACACCACCCACGTCCAGGCCGGCACACCCACCACCGCGGCGGCCACCGCCGACAGTGCCGGTACCGTCAGTGCCCGGGTCCAGCGCCTGCGGGTGGCCGCCGGACCGTGCCTGCGCAGTTCGGCGCGAACGGGCGCACCGTCTCCCAGCACCGCGGTCAGCACCCCGTCCGCGGTGGCCGCGGGGCACGGCGGCAGCAGAAGCGATGCCTCGCCCGCACCGTTGACGCCGGTCATCACCGCATCCAGGCGGGCGCCGCCGAACACCCGTACCAGCAGCGGCTGACGTAGCGTCCCGCCCCGCAGCCTGCGCATGTCGTAGGTGTGTTCACGCACCCGCAGCAGGCCGTGCTGCAGTGCCAAGGTGTCGGCGCGTCGCCGCAGCACCAGGTTCCCGAAGGTCAGCAGTGACCGACCCACCGACAGCGCCACCGAGGCCACCACGATCACCAACACCACCAACGTCACCGCGGCGGCCGCGCCGAAACTGGCCGCGGCGTCCAGCCCGGATTCCACGAGCTCCGTTCGCTGCAGCGCCGGGCCAAGGCCGGCCTGATAGAGCACACCGACGGCAGCGCCGATCATCACCAGACCCGACATGCTCAGCGGGCTGTAACGCAGCCAGGACGGCTGCCAGCGCGCCAGCACCACGCTGTCGTCGACCTCGGGTGACACCCGGCTCAGAAGGACGCTGCGCATCCACGGCACGTCGGCGGTGGGCACCGCATCGAGTTCAAAAGCCTTGTCACCGTGCGCTTCCTGGCCGGTACTGATGCGCAGTACGGTCAACCCGAGCAGGCGGTGCAGCGGGCGGGCATCGGTGGACACCGAGCGGATCCGGCTGCGCGGCACGGTCAGCACACTGCGATTGAGCAGTCCGGTGCGCAGCTGCACGTCCTCGTCGTCGATGCGGTAGGTGGTGGAAAACCACCGCCCCAACCCGACCGCGACGACAAGGGCCAGACCCAGCAGCGACCACAGCGGGTTGTTGGTCGCCGAGCCCAGCACAATCGCCCCGACCAGCAGCGGCACCTGCCGCAGCACCTCGTGCACCGGATGCACCAGCAGCATCTTGAGGCTCAGGCGGCTCCACTCAGGTGGCATCGGCTTCCCCGATCGCCGCGACCGCGGTCAGGTGTGCCACCACCTGGTCGGCCACCCCGGTGTCCAAAGCGGCGATCTGCACCGCCCCGGCCGACGACGCCGTCGTCACCGTCACGGTGGCCAACCCGAACAACCGGTCCAGCGGCCCGCGTTGGGTGTCCACCGTCTGCACTCGTGAGATGGGCGCGATACGCCGCTCCTGCAGCAGCCAACCGGTGCGGGTGTAGACCGCGGTATCGCTGATCTCCCAGCGGTGTACGCGGTACCGCCACACCGGCACCACACCGATCGACACCGCCGCGCACACCAGGCTGACCGCCGCGGCCGTGATCTGCAGCCAGAGCATCCGATTGTCGAGGGCCAACCAGATCGCCAGACCGATCAGCACCACCGCCCACGGGATCGCGGCGCCCAGCGCCCACACCAGCGGGGCCTTGCTGCTCGGCGGGTTCAGCGGATCACGCATGCCGTCCATGGTGTCGAGCATGCCTGGTCCGTAATGTTCGGTGGCATGAGCAAATGGACCGAAGCAGACGTGCCGGACCAGAGCGGCCGCACCGCCATCGTCACCGGCGCCAACACCGGACTCGGCTTCGAGACCGCCAAGGTATTGGCCGCCCGCGGCGCCAAGGTGGTGATCGCGGTGCGCAACGTCGACAAGGGCAAGGCCGCCGTGGCACAGATCCTCGGTTCCGTCCCGCGGGCCGACATCACCGTCGCGCCGCTGGATCTGGGTTCACTGCAATCGGTTCGGACCGCCGCGGCCGAGCTCAAGGAGTCCCACCCGCGGATCGATCTGCTGATCAACAACGCCGGCGTGATGTACCCGCCCAAGCAGACCACCAGCGACGGCTTCGAGCTGCAGTTCGGCACCAACCACCTGGGCCACTTCGCGCTCACCGGGCTGCTGCTGGAGAACCTGCTGCCGGTCGCGGGTTCGCGGGTGGTGGTGGTGGGCAGCATCGCGCACAACATCCGCGCCGACATCCACTTCGACGATCTGCAGTGGGAACGCAGCTACAACCGGGTGGCCGCCTACGGCCAGTCGAAGCTGGCCAATCTGATGTTCGCCTACGAGCTGCAGCGCCGGCTGGCCACGGCCGGCGCCCCCACCATCGCGGTGGCCGCGCACCCCGGCGTCTCCAACACCGAGTTGATGCGCCATCTGCCCGGCACCTCGCTGCCCATCGTGAATCGGCTGGCCGACCTGGTGACCAACTCTCCCGCCGTCGGCGCACTGGCGACACTGCGGGCTGCCACCGACCCGAATGTCACCGGCGGGCAGTACTACGGACCG
Coding sequences within:
- a CDS encoding HAD-IIA family hydrolase; the protein is MATGGVLFDIDGVLVTSWKPIPGASKTLRTLADHQIARSYLTNTTTRTRVQIADLLTDAGMDVTPDEVITAAVLTADFVRDRYPDARCFLVNSGDIAGDMPGIELVSSVDTRGGPMPDTPDVVLLGGAGPEYDHVTLSWVYDWMARGVPVVAMHRSMSWTTTEGLRIDTGMYLAGMEECAGRKATAVGKPAPEGFLASAARLGVEPDEMFMVGDDLNNDVLAGQVVGMTGVLVRTGKFRQDTLDRWAADEFAMQPNHVIDSVADLPTLLGL
- a CDS encoding PH domain-containing protein, whose translation is MPPEWSRLSLKMLLVHPVHEVLRQVPLLVGAIVLGSATNNPLWSLLGLALVVAVGLGRWFSTTYRIDDEDVQLRTGLLNRSVLTVPRSRIRSVSTDARPLHRLLGLTVLRISTGQEAHGDKAFELDAVPTADVPWMRSVLLSRVSPEVDDSVVLARWQPSWLRYSPLSMSGLVMIGAAVGVLYQAGLGPALQRTELVESGLDAAASFGAAAAVTLVVLVIVVASVALSVGRSLLTFGNLVLRRRADTLALQHGLLRVREHTYDMRRLRGGTLRQPLLVRVFGGARLDAVMTGVNGAGEASLLLPPCPAATADGVLTAVLGDGAPVRAELRRHGPAATRRRWTRALTVPALSAVAAAVVGVPAWTWVVLVVVTGLCALLAADRARALGHRVDSRWLVARSGSIERRRDCIATEGIIGWTVRQSFFQRRAGVATLVAATAAGTKRYVVIDVPAEQAWAVAASASPWVADCDWIDRRI
- a CDS encoding PH domain-containing protein gives rise to the protein MLDTMDGMRDPLNPPSSKAPLVWALGAAIPWAVVLIGLAIWLALDNRMLWLQITAAAVSLVCAAVSIGVVPVWRYRVHRWEISDTAVYTRTGWLLQERRIAPISRVQTVDTQRGPLDRLFGLATVTVTTASSAGAVQIAALDTGVADQVVAHLTAVAAIGEADAT
- a CDS encoding SDR family NAD(P)-dependent oxidoreductase → MSKWTEADVPDQSGRTAIVTGANTGLGFETAKVLAARGAKVVIAVRNVDKGKAAVAQILGSVPRADITVAPLDLGSLQSVRTAAAELKESHPRIDLLINNAGVMYPPKQTTSDGFELQFGTNHLGHFALTGLLLENLLPVAGSRVVVVGSIAHNIRADIHFDDLQWERSYNRVAAYGQSKLANLMFAYELQRRLATAGAPTIAVAAHPGVSNTELMRHLPGTSLPIVNRLADLVTNSPAVGALATLRAATDPNVTGGQYYGPDGFRELMGHPKLVTSNKLSHDVAVQERLWSVSEELTGVRYGV